GGCGTTTCAACTGTTGTCCGTCTTCGAGATAGCTGACATATTCATGGTCACCGATCTCGATATCTTGCCCCTCAAGGTCTGCCCCATAGCGTTCAGCCAGGATAATAATTGGAGCACGGCTGTCTACTCCTGAATTTTGGCGAATCTGCTGCCCAATTGCCCTGCATTCATCGATCGTTTGGTCCATCTGATTAATCAAAATCAGATCAAAGCAGTCTTGCCCTCCCTGGGTGCGCTGAATGGCATTCTCTGCATCGAGCGCCATCATCACCTGATAGCCCCAGGCTTGCAGATTATGCTTCAGCATCGGTCGGACGTTATCATCGGGTTCCAGGACGAGGATACGAGCGGTGTTTGTGGTGGTCTGATGCATGTCTTTCACTTCTTCATAATTAACAACTGGATGTCAGCGGACCTGGCTTGCCGCGTTATTGCTCGGCCAGTAATCGCTGGTATTGAGCTTTGATGGTTTTGAAACATTCGCAGCCACTCGCTTCTAACCCTGTCTGATTGAGAATGTGCACACTGCCACGCCGATATTGAATCAA
The sequence above is a segment of the Cyanobacteria bacterium FACHB-DQ100 genome. Coding sequences within it:
- a CDS encoding response regulator transcription factor, producing MHQTTTNTARILVLEPDDNVRPMLKHNLQAWGYQVMMALDAENAIQRTQGGQDCFDLILINQMDQTIDECRAIGQQIRQNSGVDSRAPIIILAERYGADLEGQDIEIGDHEYVSYLEDGQQLKRLLQRLCLVY